The following proteins are co-located in the Lentibacillus sp. JNUCC-1 genome:
- a CDS encoding prenyltransferase/squalene oxidase repeat-containing protein yields the protein MRFKSKLLYTLLAFLMVMFTVLPGLNTAQASGGKDYRDEVNAAIDAAVQHILDSGVNSEWEAIGLATAGKDVPASYEERMHQHIKDQIVRGLDNGRIKITDIERIAMAAAAIGKEPRQIESLNLIELIYNSPNRRGDFDTMTFQGNNGPAFALIALDTKKYDVPEDARWTRQKLVNQLLSTQNDDGSWNLNEAFDSPSIDITAMVIIAMSPYKDQPKVKTALNKAVTWLSGVQKEEAGFDGGDFVGGITSEAASQVVIGLTAFGINPAGDKFTKNGHDVISHLLKYQHEDGGFKHTMGDSASNAMATEQALQALVAYKKFLNNEGPLYHFGTSAPINPPEEKPDPKPEKPDNQVDKGNTHQVPDSKTSVQMPDDLPDGTTLDVQPYEKAVNDTVLKQAGEAFTFTFKYPDGENPEDKFELVMGLDQSVEHPEKAAIYYLDEESGEWIYQGGKVDAGKGTVTVDVDHFSTYGVFVDEKAPSDLVLKATDITTDKVTLEFSATDASGIKQYAIYRDGELLGEVTEGRFTDKEVQAETTYEYKLKATDNLNNTAETSTTVTTPETTEDKKTPEDQEKPNKEEETQGPDKRDDDQDKGVPSADQKDGNQTNTGSNVKNNDQSEKTGQSLPKTASNMFNILTAGMALLIIGGATGAVYVYRKKKALN from the coding sequence TTGAGATTTAAATCAAAATTGTTGTATACACTGTTGGCGTTTTTAATGGTTATGTTCACAGTACTGCCAGGATTGAATACGGCACAAGCTTCCGGGGGTAAGGATTATCGGGATGAAGTGAACGCTGCGATTGATGCGGCGGTTCAACATATATTAGACAGTGGTGTGAACTCCGAGTGGGAAGCCATTGGTTTAGCAACGGCAGGGAAAGATGTACCGGCATCTTATGAAGAAAGAATGCATCAGCATATTAAAGATCAGATTGTCAGAGGCCTTGATAATGGAAGAATTAAGATTACAGATATTGAACGGATTGCCATGGCAGCTGCTGCTATTGGTAAAGAGCCCAGACAAATCGAATCGTTAAATCTGATAGAACTGATTTATAATAGTCCAAACCGACGCGGTGACTTCGATACGATGACATTTCAAGGGAACAATGGACCAGCATTTGCATTAATCGCACTGGACACAAAAAAGTATGATGTGCCTGAAGATGCACGGTGGACACGGCAGAAACTCGTTAACCAATTGTTGAGCACGCAAAATGACGATGGAAGCTGGAATCTGAACGAAGCTTTTGATTCGCCAAGCATCGATATAACTGCAATGGTGATCATCGCAATGAGTCCATATAAAGATCAGCCAAAAGTTAAAACCGCCCTTAATAAAGCTGTCACCTGGCTTTCCGGCGTCCAAAAAGAAGAAGCAGGCTTCGATGGCGGAGACTTTGTCGGAGGGATTACAAGTGAAGCTGCCTCTCAAGTAGTGATAGGGTTGACAGCTTTTGGTATCAACCCTGCTGGAGACAAATTCACGAAGAATGGTCATGATGTGATTAGCCATTTACTTAAATATCAACACGAAGACGGTGGTTTCAAGCACACAATGGGTGATTCAGCCTCTAATGCCATGGCAACAGAGCAGGCTCTCCAAGCTTTGGTTGCTTATAAAAAGTTTTTGAATAACGAAGGGCCTTTGTACCATTTTGGAACAAGTGCCCCTATAAATCCGCCCGAAGAAAAACCAGATCCAAAACCAGAGAAACCTGATAATCAAGTAGACAAAGGGAACACCCATCAAGTGCCAGATAGTAAAACATCCGTTCAAATGCCAGATGATCTGCCAGACGGGACAACATTGGATGTACAACCATATGAAAAAGCCGTTAACGATACGGTGCTGAAACAAGCTGGAGAAGCTTTTACATTTACGTTTAAATATCCAGATGGCGAAAATCCTGAAGACAAATTTGAGTTAGTGATGGGATTGGATCAAAGCGTTGAGCATCCAGAAAAGGCTGCGATCTATTATTTGGATGAAGAAAGCGGCGAATGGATATACCAAGGTGGAAAAGTCGATGCTGGCAAAGGAACCGTTACAGTGGATGTAGATCACTTTTCAACATATGGCGTGTTTGTTGACGAGAAAGCACCGTCAGATCTGGTACTCAAAGCAACAGACATTACCACTGACAAAGTGACACTGGAGTTTTCTGCGACAGATGCTTCCGGAATCAAGCAGTATGCCATTTATCGAGATGGTGAGCTTCTAGGAGAGGTAACGGAAGGTCGTTTCACAGATAAAGAGGTTCAGGCAGAGACAACTTACGAATATAAACTTAAAGCAACTGACAACCTGAACAACACGGCTGAGACATCGACGACGGTTACCACACCAGAAACAACTGAAGATAAAAAAACGCCAGAAGATCAGGAGAAACCAAATAAGGAAGAAGAGACTCAAGGACCGGACAAAAGGGATGACGACCAGGATAAGGGCGTCCCATCAGCAGATCAAAAAGATGGTAATCAAACCAACACCGGTTCAAATGTAAAAAATAACGATCAGTCGGAAAAAACAGGGCAATCACTCCCTAAAACCGCTTCAAACATGTTTAACATTCTTACCGCAGGCATGGCGCTTTTAATCATTGGTGGTGCAACAGGAGCTGTATATGTTTACAGAAAGAAAAAAGCTTTGAATTAA
- a CDS encoding ABC transporter ATP-binding protein: MNAITTQSLTLGYGEGSIIEELDLNIPKGEVTVFIGSNGCGKSTLLRSLARLLKPQSGSVVLDGNNISRMSTKKVAQNLSILPQSPVAPEGLTVSQLAKQGRYPHQSWLQQWSSADEEAVNKALEATRMVEFADRKVDDLSGGQRQRAWIAMNLAQDTDIMLLDEPTTYLDLAHQIDILDLLHELNVQENRTIIMVLHDLNLACRYADHIVAIKDKKVYKQGSPDDIICPNLVHDVFGLRCQIACDPFCGTPMCIPFSKGRHMKPAEPEVSAVNA, from the coding sequence ATGAACGCCATTACCACCCAATCATTAACCCTTGGTTACGGAGAAGGCAGTATCATAGAAGAGTTGGATTTGAATATTCCTAAGGGAGAAGTGACAGTATTCATAGGGAGTAACGGTTGCGGAAAATCGACTTTGCTCAGATCTCTTGCCCGTTTACTCAAGCCCCAATCCGGATCTGTTGTGCTTGACGGTAACAATATTTCCCGTATGTCGACTAAGAAAGTAGCGCAAAATCTGTCCATTCTGCCACAATCTCCTGTGGCACCTGAGGGGCTGACCGTTTCCCAGCTTGCTAAACAAGGTCGTTATCCGCATCAAAGCTGGCTGCAACAGTGGTCAAGTGCAGATGAAGAGGCTGTCAATAAAGCGCTGGAAGCAACGCGGATGGTTGAATTTGCTGACCGCAAAGTTGACGATTTATCCGGTGGCCAACGCCAGCGCGCATGGATCGCAATGAACCTGGCCCAGGACACAGACATTATGCTGCTGGACGAACCAACCACCTATTTGGACTTGGCTCACCAGATTGACATTCTCGACCTGCTTCACGAATTGAACGTCCAGGAAAACAGAACAATCATTATGGTCCTGCATGATTTGAATCTGGCTTGCCGTTATGCCGATCACATCGTCGCCATTAAAGATAAAAAGGTCTATAAACAAGGCAGCCCAGATGACATTATCTGCCCGAATCTCGTACACGATGTATTCGGTCTCCGCTGCCAGATCGCCTGTGACCCGTTCTGCGGCACACCCATGTGTATCCCGTTCAGCAAAGGCAGACATATGAAGCCTGCAGAACCGGAAGTTTCAGCTGTTAATGCGTAG
- a CDS encoding nucleotidyltransferase family protein, translating into MCGLIERDFYYIHKAIDAFPEIEKAVLFGSRALGNYKRGSDVDIALLGKSVSPHTVAMISDYLNEEYPLPYMFDIVHYEALSNAQLKEHIDKYGKILNYSDQITN; encoded by the coding sequence ATGTGCGGGTTAATCGAGCGTGATTTCTATTATATTCACAAAGCCATTGATGCCTTTCCTGAGATAGAAAAGGCCGTTTTATTCGGAAGCCGGGCACTTGGCAATTATAAGCGCGGTTCTGATGTAGATATTGCGTTACTTGGAAAAAGCGTCTCACCTCACACAGTCGCCATGATCAGTGATTATTTAAATGAAGAATATCCCCTCCCGTATATGTTTGACATTGTCCATTATGAAGCATTATCTAACGCACAACTCAAAGAGCACATTGACAAGTATGGGAAAATCCTAAACTATTCTGACCAGATTACGAATTAG
- a CDS encoding nucleotidyltransferase substrate binding protein — protein MEHPKNIRWKQRFENFEKSFETMKKYTNHPMNTELERAGYIQLFEVTFELAWKVLKDYLESVGYMTKSPRGTIKQAFQIDMIEDGHVWMEALTDRNKTTHTYDEKLAEELIEKIKSMYFPAMDQLYQALLNEKE, from the coding sequence ATGGAGCATCCAAAAAACATACGATGGAAGCAACGATTTGAAAATTTTGAAAAGTCGTTTGAAACCATGAAAAAATATACAAACCACCCCATGAATACAGAACTGGAAAGAGCTGGATACATTCAGTTATTTGAAGTTACGTTTGAATTAGCGTGGAAAGTTTTGAAAGATTACCTTGAGTCAGTCGGATACATGACAAAAAGCCCACGCGGAACCATCAAGCAGGCTTTTCAAATTGATATGATTGAAGATGGTCATGTCTGGATGGAAGCTTTGACGGATAGAAACAAAACGACACATACGTATGATGAAAAACTTGCAGAAGAACTCATTGAAAAAATTAAATCAATGTATTTCCCTGCCATGGATCAGTTATACCAAGCATTATTAAACGAAAAGGAGTGA
- a CDS encoding DUF4430 domain-containing protein, translating into MKQSIKLILFMVLAAALLVGLGGCGDSLKKPTGLESNEGKPQTDEQVAVGDADEELPDQDHKTIERSTEDKEQVESSDEKGASKSEQAGSSGKSDSSSKTNDSGEKERQSKHDTSSSEDGKASDPGQSQSKSSTKKSDSKKENTSSAKQDKKQKQKQDKKYDQKQEKKDPPKKKDSKSEDEKPAPPPKPSKPSVTHSIVIAAEGSSGQQWCKDNPGKGGCPTDGSAEVPLPPVKVDITEEETVLDVLIRVTRNRKIQMDYRGGQGATAYVEGMRNVYEFDRGQGSGWMYRINGVFPDRGQGLCLCVMETE; encoded by the coding sequence GTGAAGCAATCGATTAAGCTCATTTTATTCATGGTGCTGGCAGCGGCTCTTTTAGTGGGATTGGGCGGTTGTGGGGATTCGCTTAAAAAACCTACAGGACTTGAGTCGAATGAAGGAAAACCACAAACCGATGAACAAGTCGCTGTTGGTGATGCCGATGAGGAACTGCCAGATCAGGATCATAAAACAATCGAACGATCGACAGAGGACAAAGAGCAGGTTGAAAGCTCTGATGAAAAAGGAGCCTCTAAGTCTGAACAGGCAGGTTCTTCTGGTAAAAGTGATTCATCTTCCAAAACCAATGATTCCGGAGAAAAAGAGCGTCAGTCAAAACATGACACCAGCAGTTCAGAAGATGGAAAGGCATCTGACCCAGGTCAATCTCAATCAAAGTCTTCTACCAAAAAGTCAGACTCAAAAAAAGAAAACACGTCCTCTGCAAAGCAAGATAAAAAACAAAAGCAGAAGCAAGACAAGAAATATGATCAGAAACAAGAGAAGAAAGATCCGCCCAAAAAGAAGGACAGCAAATCCGAGGATGAAAAACCAGCGCCACCGCCTAAACCAAGCAAGCCGTCTGTGACCCACTCGATCGTTATTGCAGCAGAAGGTTCATCAGGCCAGCAGTGGTGTAAGGATAACCCGGGAAAAGGTGGGTGTCCGACTGACGGATCTGCTGAAGTCCCGCTTCCACCTGTCAAAGTCGATATTACTGAGGAAGAAACGGTTCTTGACGTGCTTATCCGCGTCACCCGGAACAGAAAGATTCAGATGGACTACCGCGGTGGTCAGGGTGCTACGGCATATGTAGAAGGCATGCGGAACGTGTATGAATTTGACCGCGGGCAAGGCAGTGGCTGGATGTATAGAATTAACGGCGTTTTTCCTGATCGGGGGCAGGGGTTGTGCCTTTGTGTGATGGAGACAGAATAG
- a CDS encoding energy-coupling factor transporter transmembrane component T, with amino-acid sequence MENGIHGYHPFVMLMYYIYIGSLAMYVTHPIFLVIGTLLIVAVNFTHDRGRTLRKWFPIYGAMIILIVVLNPFLVSRGTNILFYFRGKQVTLEALMYGIVMALSIVIILMLFLSFNHVLNGNKFLFIFSRILPRTAFLMMLAIRFVPLLKDRLDEINAVQRVRGLTMTDGPIRQRAKTGLVKIQILLTWSMEEAVQTADSMKVRGYGSGRKTSYMPYRMEGRDWGWLASMTGLFAIVIAGGSLGYGKILIYPELGTLHLFALDWVVLAAMTVLYSFPLLVEGREYIRWMRLT; translated from the coding sequence ATGGAAAATGGCATTCACGGGTATCATCCTTTTGTTATGCTGATGTATTATATCTATATCGGATCGCTTGCCATGTATGTCACGCATCCCATCTTTCTAGTGATAGGTACACTTTTAATTGTAGCGGTGAATTTTACACATGACCGGGGCAGGACACTGCGCAAATGGTTCCCAATTTACGGTGCAATGATCATCCTGATTGTTGTGCTGAATCCATTTCTCGTCTCACGCGGTACAAATATTTTATTTTATTTCCGCGGCAAGCAGGTCACATTAGAAGCACTGATGTATGGCATTGTTATGGCACTCTCAATCGTCATCATTTTAATGCTGTTCCTATCTTTTAACCATGTTTTAAACGGCAATAAGTTTTTATTTATATTTTCGCGTATTTTACCGAGAACAGCATTTTTAATGATGCTTGCTATTCGATTTGTGCCACTTTTGAAAGACAGGCTGGATGAAATCAATGCCGTGCAGCGGGTGAGGGGCTTAACGATGACGGATGGACCGATTCGGCAACGGGCCAAAACAGGCCTTGTTAAAATCCAGATCCTTTTAACATGGTCCATGGAAGAGGCGGTTCAGACTGCAGACTCCATGAAAGTAAGGGGATATGGATCTGGCCGAAAAACATCGTACATGCCGTATCGGATGGAGGGCCGGGACTGGGGATGGCTTGCTAGCATGACAGGCCTGTTCGCAATCGTAATCGCCGGGGGCTCGCTTGGCTATGGAAAAATACTCATTTACCCCGAGCTTGGCACACTACATTTATTTGCATTGGATTGGGTTGTGCTGGCAGCGATGACAGTGCTGTACAGCTTCCCATTGCTGGTTGAAGGGAGGGAATATATACGATGGATGCGTTTAACATAG
- a CDS encoding ABC transporter ATP-binding protein, which produces MDAFNIDEVTFFYPDMDAPALKNVSLRISEGTFTVVCGPSGCGKTTLLRLLKQELAPAGLITGQISYFGTPLADWDEKKLMEEVGLVFQDPDNQIVMDDVMQELVFAMENLGYDRFEMRRRVAEMVHFFGMEAMLDQKPSELSGGQKQMLNLLSVLLLKPSVLLLDEPTSQLDPIAAKELITMLERLNEELGMTIVLVEHRLEELFSVADKVVMMDKGTIAVVGPSREVIKQLYNGQSYLPYIPTLPALYLEKSWEAEAGKLPLTVKDTKAWLNTYQNLLFSREPSANKHPHSGKSAFLELDRIFFQYGRHAPLILKNLSLKVGHGDYLALVGGNGSGKTTLLKACIGMIQPQRGTAKLSGKPVHKLKGDELSRVMAYLPQNPRTYFLHDTVRKEMAAVLADMDGKKQVGTIAEMASRFELQHLLDRHPYDLSGGEMQKAALACMLLGEPDVLLIDEPTKGLDPAFKQQLADILKELNQSGLTIVMVTHDIEFAAEGAHTCAMLFDGEITAIGTPAELFKGNYFYTTAINRATRNGQHPGALTLGEAVQTWQCDRAYS; this is translated from the coding sequence ATGGATGCGTTTAACATAGATGAAGTGACATTTTTTTATCCAGATATGGACGCGCCTGCTCTTAAAAATGTATCGCTAAGGATCAGTGAGGGTACGTTTACGGTTGTGTGCGGTCCAAGTGGCTGTGGCAAAACAACGTTGCTCCGTTTGCTTAAACAAGAGCTGGCCCCCGCTGGGCTTATCACAGGTCAAATCAGTTACTTTGGCACCCCGCTTGCGGACTGGGATGAGAAAAAGCTGATGGAAGAGGTTGGGTTGGTGTTTCAAGATCCTGACAACCAAATTGTAATGGATGATGTGATGCAAGAGCTGGTATTTGCTATGGAAAATCTCGGCTATGACCGATTTGAAATGCGGCGCCGCGTGGCTGAGATGGTTCACTTCTTTGGAATGGAAGCAATGCTTGATCAAAAACCGTCCGAACTCTCCGGCGGACAGAAGCAAATGCTGAATCTGTTATCTGTCTTACTGCTGAAGCCGAGCGTCCTTTTGCTGGATGAACCCACATCACAGCTTGATCCGATTGCTGCTAAAGAACTCATCACCATGCTTGAGCGTTTAAACGAGGAGCTGGGCATGACGATTGTTCTCGTAGAACATCGGCTGGAAGAACTATTTTCTGTAGCAGATAAGGTCGTGATGATGGACAAAGGCACAATAGCAGTAGTAGGACCAAGCAGAGAAGTGATCAAACAGCTTTACAATGGGCAATCATACCTGCCTTATATCCCAACCTTGCCTGCGTTATATCTGGAGAAGTCGTGGGAAGCCGAAGCCGGAAAATTGCCGCTCACCGTTAAGGACACGAAAGCATGGCTTAATACATATCAGAACCTATTGTTCTCGCGAGAGCCCTCAGCAAATAAGCATCCTCATTCCGGAAAGTCAGCTTTCCTTGAGCTGGACCGAATCTTTTTTCAGTATGGACGCCATGCCCCTTTAATCCTTAAGAATCTATCGCTAAAAGTTGGGCATGGAGATTATTTGGCACTTGTAGGAGGCAATGGTTCAGGCAAAACAACCCTTTTAAAAGCGTGTATTGGCATGATTCAACCACAGCGGGGAACCGCTAAGTTGAGCGGGAAGCCTGTCCATAAGCTGAAAGGGGATGAGCTGTCTCGGGTGATGGCTTATTTACCCCAGAATCCGCGTACATATTTCCTGCATGATACAGTTCGAAAAGAAATGGCAGCGGTGCTTGCAGATATGGATGGGAAAAAGCAGGTTGGAACAATTGCAGAGATGGCCAGCCGTTTCGAGTTACAGCATTTGCTTGATCGACATCCGTATGATTTATCAGGCGGGGAAATGCAGAAGGCTGCCCTTGCGTGTATGCTGCTGGGTGAGCCAGATGTGTTATTAATTGATGAACCGACTAAGGGGCTTGACCCAGCGTTTAAGCAGCAGCTGGCAGACATACTCAAAGAGCTGAATCAGTCGGGCTTGACGATTGTGATGGTCACACATGATATCGAGTTTGCTGCAGAAGGTGCTCATACTTGTGCCATGCTGTTTGACGGGGAAATCACGGCAATCGGCACACCTGCTGAGTTGTTTAAAGGCAATTACTTTTATACAACGGCGATTAACAGAGCCACAAGGAATGGACAACATCCCGGTGCATTAACCCTAGGGGAGGCGGTGCAGACATGGCAGTGCGATCGCGCTTATTCTTAG
- a CDS encoding DUF5412 family protein, translating into MLGILLFPATTVLFIIFSYNLVAFLVKKKPFPKRWAAALVVGITLTSAIMVYRLYFFSFSGLEGEHYKAPLPSPDGQYTADAYYNTYGGAAGGVNVWVDVTDHNNGDHVKTIYLGNAKEQFSLKWTDGETLYIQNETSGNNKYERSIELNVMTEIYHDTGLACQSLLLKETYETCYEHE; encoded by the coding sequence TTGCTGGGCATATTATTATTCCCGGCCACAACGGTCTTATTCATCATATTTTCCTATAACCTTGTTGCTTTCCTGGTGAAAAAGAAGCCCTTCCCGAAAAGATGGGCGGCAGCATTAGTGGTGGGCATCACTCTGACATCAGCCATAATGGTATATCGGTTGTATTTCTTCAGCTTTTCCGGTCTTGAAGGTGAGCATTATAAAGCCCCATTACCTTCACCGGATGGCCAATACACTGCCGATGCCTATTACAACACATATGGTGGAGCGGCAGGTGGCGTGAATGTATGGGTTGATGTGACAGACCACAACAACGGCGATCATGTGAAGACGATCTATTTAGGCAATGCAAAAGAACAATTTTCATTGAAGTGGACAGACGGCGAAACCCTGTATATCCAGAATGAAACATCTGGAAACAACAAATATGAAAGAAGTATTGAGCTCAACGTCATGACAGAGATTTACCATGATACAGGACTTGCTTGTCAAAGTTTGCTCCTGAAAGAGACGTATGAGACATGCTACGAGCATGAATGA
- a CDS encoding PaaI family thioesterase, with amino-acid sequence MIDIEHAIQDDYGDDFAWCYGCGRLNEKGLQLRTGWEGEKTVTVYMPHEEHMALPGFVYGGLIGSIIDCHGTGSASLALHRKNGHEPGDGVEPPRFVTASLHVDFVKPTPLNGPLKAVGTVEEIHPKKFRVLTELFAGDKVCAKGEVVAAVMPDTFLKK; translated from the coding sequence TTGATCGATATTGAACATGCAATTCAAGATGATTATGGAGACGATTTCGCCTGGTGTTATGGTTGTGGCCGTTTAAATGAAAAAGGCCTGCAGCTGCGCACCGGATGGGAAGGGGAAAAAACCGTCACGGTCTACATGCCACACGAAGAACACATGGCGCTTCCGGGCTTTGTATACGGCGGGTTGATCGGCTCGATTATTGATTGCCATGGGACCGGGTCAGCTTCCCTGGCACTCCACCGCAAAAATGGCCATGAACCGGGTGATGGTGTCGAACCGCCGCGTTTTGTCACCGCATCGCTTCACGTGGATTTTGTCAAACCGACGCCTCTCAATGGACCGCTCAAAGCAGTTGGTACAGTTGAAGAAATCCATCCAAAGAAGTTTCGTGTTCTGACAGAGCTATTTGCTGGTGACAAGGTGTGCGCAAAAGGGGAAGTCGTTGCAGCAGTTATGCCAGATACCTTTTTGAAAAAATAA
- a CDS encoding mechanosensitive ion channel family protein — MDWFDWEYITSTKHLIRLGIAVGIILLFSLFRKIFTKYIFALLLKVVRKSKHPLLPNVLLAFEKPVRALFVIIGFYVALLSYAHNSFIVSNSMKALFQALIVVIVVWGIFNLSSSSSMMFRRINERTSIKIDEIMIPFLSRAIQFIVLAIGLTVVLQVFGYEISGLVAGLGIGGLAFSLAAKDALANLFGGVIIITEKPFTIDDWIMTPTVEGTVEDITFRSTKVRTFSQGLVTVPNATLSNEAITNWTKMGKREIFTKIKLRYETPREKVKKVVERFDHLLRNHEDVHQEYIVVSFDELDVYGYDVMLYYFTKTTSWDAYLAVKQDVNLSMMGILEEEGVSIAIPSQHLYVNQTDQQDVMLHDQRSHQASEKDFT, encoded by the coding sequence ATGGATTGGTTTGACTGGGAATATATAACTTCAACAAAACATCTCATTCGTCTCGGCATTGCAGTCGGGATCATATTGCTTTTTTCATTGTTTCGCAAAATCTTCACAAAATATATTTTTGCTTTACTGCTTAAAGTTGTACGCAAATCGAAGCATCCGCTACTGCCAAATGTTCTTTTAGCTTTTGAAAAGCCTGTCCGTGCGCTATTTGTTATTATCGGTTTTTATGTCGCGCTGTTGAGTTATGCTCATAATTCGTTTATCGTAAGTAACTCAATGAAAGCTTTGTTTCAAGCATTGATCGTAGTCATCGTCGTCTGGGGTATTTTCAATTTATCCTCTTCATCTTCAATGATGTTCAGACGTATCAATGAGCGTACAAGCATCAAAATCGATGAAATCATGATTCCTTTCTTATCGCGGGCGATACAATTTATTGTCTTAGCAATCGGTTTAACAGTGGTCTTACAAGTATTTGGCTATGAAATTAGCGGGCTTGTGGCCGGACTTGGTATTGGTGGTCTTGCTTTTTCTCTAGCTGCAAAAGATGCCCTTGCCAATTTGTTTGGCGGTGTGATCATCATTACAGAAAAACCTTTTACCATAGACGACTGGATTATGACCCCGACTGTGGAAGGGACTGTGGAAGACATTACGTTCCGTAGCACAAAGGTACGCACCTTTTCTCAAGGGCTTGTGACGGTTCCCAACGCCACCTTATCCAACGAAGCGATTACCAACTGGACTAAAATGGGAAAGCGGGAGATTTTCACCAAAATCAAACTGCGGTATGAAACACCACGTGAAAAAGTCAAAAAAGTGGTTGAGCGTTTTGACCACTTGTTGCGAAATCATGAGGACGTGCACCAAGAATATATCGTGGTTTCCTTTGATGAACTTGATGTCTATGGATACGACGTTATGCTGTATTATTTCACCAAAACAACGTCATGGGACGCGTACTTAGCAGTCAAGCAGGATGTGAATTTGTCCATGATGGGGATATTAGAAGAGGAAGGCGTATCCATCGCCATTCCGAGTCAGCATTTGTATGTGAATCAAACTGATCAGCAGGATGTTATGCTGCATGATCAGAGAAGCCACCAAGCATCGGAAAAGGATTTCACATAA
- a CDS encoding ECF transporter S component, whose translation MAVRSRLFLAAAAVLIALLLGIMYVLYNYHAYFLLSMIILAATMIPFFIRFEWRDVQAREVVILAMLAAVAAVSRVPFAGLPSVQPTTFVIIVAGIVFGAESGFMVGAVAAIVSNIFLGQGPWTPWQMYAWGMIGMTAGLLKNTWIMRNTWMRLVFGFVWGILFGWIMNLWIVTSNMENVSWEFLITLYANSISHDVSHALSNVFFLAVFGASWIRTLERFQKKYDLLR comes from the coding sequence ATGGCAGTGCGATCGCGCTTATTCTTAGCAGCTGCAGCCGTGCTCATTGCTCTCCTGCTCGGGATTATGTACGTCCTTTATAATTACCATGCTTACTTTTTATTGAGTATGATCATTCTAGCGGCTACGATGATTCCATTCTTTATCCGCTTTGAATGGCGTGATGTGCAGGCACGGGAAGTGGTCATCTTAGCTATGCTTGCGGCAGTCGCAGCGGTGAGTCGGGTACCATTTGCCGGCTTGCCGAGTGTCCAGCCGACCACCTTTGTCATCATCGTAGCAGGTATCGTGTTTGGTGCTGAATCTGGCTTTATGGTTGGTGCTGTTGCGGCTATTGTATCGAACATCTTTCTCGGCCAGGGTCCATGGACACCGTGGCAAATGTACGCATGGGGTATGATCGGGATGACAGCCGGGCTGCTCAAGAACACTTGGATCATGCGGAACACGTGGATGCGCCTTGTGTTTGGCTTCGTGTGGGGCATTCTATTTGGCTGGATCATGAACCTCTGGATCGTCACCAGTAATATGGAGAACGTTTCATGGGAATTCCTGATTACTCTATATGCCAACAGCATCTCACATGATGTCAGTCACGCCCTGTCCAATGTGTTTTTTCTCGCGGTATTTGGTGCCAGCTGGATTCGTACGTTGGAGAGATTTCAGAAAAAATATGACCTTTTGAGGTAG
- a CDS encoding D-glycero-alpha-D-manno-heptose-1,7-bisphosphate 7-phosphatase: MARGMFLDRDGVINEVLSDRVKFVNKPKDLFLLEGVGEAIQTFNTLGFKVFIVTNQGGIGLGYMKEVELGKIHKALADELGRWGARIDDIAYCPHKPKAGCACRKPKPKMITDLAERHGVDLAQSWMVGDREPDIQAGKAAGTKTILVGSREEQYGVEADLTFSSLAAAAEWFVEKEKDRH; this comes from the coding sequence ATGGCAAGAGGGATGTTTCTTGATCGGGACGGCGTGATTAATGAAGTGCTTTCGGATAGGGTGAAATTCGTTAACAAGCCTAAAGATCTGTTCCTGCTAGAAGGCGTCGGCGAGGCTATCCAAACGTTTAACACGCTCGGTTTCAAAGTATTTATCGTGACTAACCAAGGAGGCATCGGGCTCGGCTATATGAAAGAGGTCGAACTTGGCAAAATTCACAAAGCTCTGGCTGATGAACTAGGACGGTGGGGAGCGCGTATTGACGATATCGCGTACTGTCCACACAAACCGAAAGCTGGTTGTGCCTGCCGCAAACCCAAGCCGAAAATGATTACCGATTTGGCTGAGCGACATGGCGTGGATTTGGCCCAGAGCTGGATGGTCGGTGACCGCGAACCGGACATTCAGGCAGGGAAAGCAGCCGGCACGAAAACCATTCTAGTCGGAAGTCGTGAAGAACAGTACGGAGTAGAGGCTGATTTAACCTTCTCCAGCCTTGCTGCCGCAGCAGAATGGTTTGTTGAGAAAGAGAAAGACAGACACTAA